The window actTTTGTGAGCAGTGgatagcagcggggtgaaggtggtggcatatgacgatgatgatattaGTGTTggggatgtttccctccatttGGAGTCGAAGGagcattgcgaaaggtgtgccggAGATGCAGagtcggcataaacccaaccaaaacggaactgatgctattcaccaccaagacaagggtacctgaatttcACCTATCATGGCTGAACGAACAAAAATTCGTCCCTCCCtccaatgtgaagtatctgggggTAATCCTGGGTCCAAAACTAAATTAGAAGTCGAACATAGAACCGAGGGATAAGAAGGATTGTATAgttttctatgcctgcaagagatcCTTTGCAAAGGAATAGGGTCTtcagccgaggatggttttctggatgtacacGGATGTGTTGCGTCCCATCCGAACgtgcggctctattgtatggtggcaggctttgagcaaaaagtacaatagaacgaagcctgTGCAGGTGCTACCCAGGCTGTGCAGTCCTGCTTGGCAGATGCTGCATCTCTTCCCCCTAGAACTCCACATTAAATGCGTTGCacgtgagtctggatgctggACGGCGTAGCCCTACGGCCATAGAAACATCCTAAATGAAGTGCCTCGGGACATTTGGGAATACCCCACGGgttatgccacacgcaagctgaccTTTACAAGAAAATTGGCtgcggactttccaaccaggacagagtggaagaccgggggCGTGTTGGAAggttatgatacagtattcttcgccgatggatcaaagatggtctggggACTCGGTACGGACACAAACCGTGTGTcccagtcgtatggtctcccaggtttcgccagtgtattccaagcgaaggTACTGGCGATAGTGGAAGCCTGTTGagggctggggcatgatccgagcctcaAGCTTAACATAGCAGTTCTGATCGATAGTCgaggaggatgtcgtcgctgacgacatcctccaggctcaTGGGGCGGTGCAGAAAcgtgctgaacagtctgggcggtgCAGAAAcgtgctgaacagtctgggcggcacgtttaaggtcaccctcttctgggttcccggcCGTAAGAagatagaagggaatgagcggactgacaAACTGGCCAGATGGAGGTCTGCTCTTGGTAGTCCTTCGGAGAGTACAGTCGATGTCCCGTTGGCAACTGTCAACGGCGGGATCTACTGGcaatacttagcagccgcggacctcaaATGGCGAAGACTCACCACCTGCTCCAGATCAAGGAGGACTTGGTCCACttacaacaaaaccaagattacggcggtctgcacggggcactagcCCTTAGGGCCCATGCTGCCAGGCttgacataccctacaattcccattgccgaagctacggagGAGAGGGAGGAacctcctttgcgattgcccagcgctgcggacactgggtaaaccattcttttggggacctcagggaTATTCCTAGCTGCAGGGCgggggagctgctttccttcgtgaatgctacgggttggctctgaagcCCTGAACCGGCTAGGACAGTCAGAGTCTTTGGggattgtggcatcaaaacggcgatCAAAGGGCTAATTGGAGGCGGAGACTCGGAGCAGGCACTGATGCCTTCCTACCTACCTAGCGTATCAAGGAAAGGACAACAAACTGGAGGTTGTGGTACGTTAATGGCATTGACATTTGTCAGCTAAGATTTAAGATGAATAATGACTTTTGGTGGATCGTACAAGGAATTGGGGTGGTCTAAGGTTTTGAAGGTTATATTAGGTTCCTTTTTGCTTCCAAATAGTCGGGAAAATGAGGGGATAGAATGGCTATCGGACCACCTGTTTTGGTTGTAAGCCAATAGGGCAAGCGTCAGCAAAGAACTGATTGACGACCTCCAAGTGGACACACAAAGATGCAACTAGCTCTGCACTTTCCTGGGTGGATGAGAGCCCTTTTCAGCTGGGTTCGATTCCCTTCCACTGACCACTTCTGTAAGGACTTCAAATTGGATAGATTTTCCAAAACTCCTGGGTCCTGGACCAATCTAATTTCCGAAGGCCAACATAGGTCCCCCAGCACTGACAGACTGCGGGAACCAATTATCATTTCAACTGTTGACTGGAATCATCAACTCCGTGGACTGTGCTATAAACATTTGACTAAAATCTACCCTGAAACATCCAATTTCGATACATACACAAAATTACTGCATTGCTGCCGACCCGGAGTAGCGACAATTCCAAACCATCAGCCGCGATATATTGCAAACATGACACGCACGAACACAACGAAAACTGGAGAGTATCTCCTTTTTCACAACGCCATCAGATACAAATTacgagaaagaaaaaaaaatgcatctGAATTCCATCGGAGTCCAGCACAACAAAATTACTTAGATTTCCACCATTCCGGGTGTGATTTGTTCATGAAAATCTGCCATTCGAAATCACTACACAATCGTTTCGATAAAAGGAACAAGGCCGCACTCTTCAATATTAACCACTGGCGCAGCACCAGGTCCCTTCTTTTCCGATACACCGCAAACCGTACAACTGACCGTCCAACAAACCGTAGTCAATCGAATCGTGGATAACTCGCGAAAAATCCTTTTCATGCATCAATTTCATCGATTTTCATTACACCGGACGTTCATAGATagattcttttatatttttcatgaattttcaCTATGAAAATTAGATAAATTTACACATATTTCCGCCGATATATCACGCACTCGGATTTTTTCACACACGCCTCGACGCCATTATGTTCGttgggtttgtttttttttctatgtttgACGAGATTCGTTCAGTTCgatgaaattttcttttgtccAAGGTATATGGCTTCATCTCATCTGGGTATAATATACGAAAGTGCTGTGGATAAAGAGAGATAGAATGATTCGACAAGTTAGGGAATGGATACGTTTATATGACATTCTTTAATCTATATTTTAATCAATCGGATGTCGAATGTGgcgcaaattttaaaataaagtttttgttgaataatttttgaaattaatgtTTACCATTTTCCCAAATTCGAAGTAGATGCAAGGACcaataaaaaaaggaataaaataaataagtttGACAACTTTCCAGCTTTCAAGCACGAGATACCCGCAGTAAAGAGCGATTAAGGTATTACTATCGAAGCATCAGGGGTGGTCAGCATCCTTCGACGGGTTGCTTCTGATACGGGGAGTGATGTCCCCGAGTAAATAATTCCGATTCCCTATTTGGCACCTTGATAAGACCTCtgggtgaagagcgaaccgtgaATGACCGGTGCACGTCGGGATACACTGGGAGGTCCCGATGTCGAGATGTGCATCAAAAGCCAGCCTCTTCAGGATCCTGGTCGGATGTTAATACACCGCATTGTCCCGAGGGAGCACTGAtctgtccgtgagttccgggatcagctaagcgcagttcagggaactggggtaaggGCTGTGCCCCCGAGGGTTCACCCGATCCTGACTATTACGGCCATGGAGAATAAACCTAATTACgtaaaaaatcgacgaaatatcagGGAAGAAGGAAGAGCTGGCTGCAtatgggcgcagcacaaaaatgcgtcgctcaTCACAGCGACCACCGGGACACCCAATTAAAAAGGAAACCTTGCCAAATGGCGTGTTAGACGTTAcagggatggcaactccaataccttgtagtgtcCTTGTTCCGGAAAAAAACCCAGTCAGAAtcactagtcctgagcagatggattcgaacACGAATCGAgtagaagtgcagtcgaccatcctagctagagccgaacaggaaaggctcatcaagaaatgcgcggcagtggtgaagcacATACGGTCGGCAACATTCCTCCAAAGGAACGTAAGCAAAAGCGTCCAAAACGGGCTGATGAAACTGGGCGGACTATTGAACCGCATCTCCCTCTACACACGAACGTGTAGGGCAGCGGAAGACGCTTGGAAAGCAGAAAAAAGCCGCACTTCCTGCTGAAAACACTGCAGGCGTCAAACGGGCCGCAGATAGGCcattgcaaagcgaactggagaaaaaacggaaagaggaagacgtgCCTGGAGGAAACTTAATCCAAATAGTTCCCAGGGCCCGAAtaaaaaaaggataaaaggaaacagctggcggttaaataccttggtttattgctagactcgaagatgagcttcatctagcaaattaaagcagcagcggaagtctcggccttgagaCGGTTAATactgaatgttgggggccctatatatATTAGGAGGCgttttcttatgggagcaacgcagtccgttttgCTCTagggtgcggaggtatgggcttacgcccttaacaaggaggtaagcgccttgctcaagtgcagagatcaggagctttgcgaatggtgtctgcttatcgcactgtctcagaaccggccgtgatggtggagcaatctccgttgcccttcttactaAGGAGCATAAAACTATCTACAgccgcaagggaggtggttgcccgtgaagaatgtcaacgcaTCCTTGCCGAGTAGCAGAGCAGAGGCTCCCGGAAAGCATACAGACCTTCCTGACATGTGCGGATTCGGAGTCCCTGGACACGTTGGCAGTCACCAGCTGCAACACTCTGTCCTAGCCCCAAAAAATTGCTATCGGAGCACCGGAAGCGACTATCGAAAGAAGCTTAGACTTCTGAAATGTATTCCCCCAGCGCCACCGAGGGGCCCCAGAATATTCCGGACATTCTGGGCTTAGACCAAGGGAGACAATACATTTCATCGCCAAGGAGCGGAGCTTCAGTCACCAAATTCACAATGGGCCGCCTCTACGACCCGGCCATCGTCCAGAAAAGATAGAACAACGTAAATCTCTAAATGAACCAAAATATTGATGCGCACTAAGCCGCCATCAAGTGTCTTTATCTGTGCCATGACTTCCCACCATCGTTGCCGTACTAAATAAAAGGCGTTGtcgataatttttcaaattattatgaacatatacatatataaaaagggaaatttaATCGCCACAACTAAATCTAAAAATCATATCAAATCATCATTTGAGatggatttccttccttcaaccTCCATCGATCATTTAATCGTCAGGTTCCTCCGAAGCTGGGCTACTCGGAGAATAAACAGGACTCGTAGGGCTATACCCTTGCGATGCAGCTGGCGAATAAAGCGGACTGGTCGGTGAATAATTATGTGTAGGTGTGTACGTTGGACTTGTTGGAGAATATTTCGTACTGCTTGGTGAATACGTCGACATATTCGGAGAATAGCGAGGGCTTGTGGCCGAATAGCTACTTCCTGTTGGACTGTACTGATTACCGCTGCCCACAGTTGGTGAATGCTGTGGTGAGCTGGGCGAGTATACAGGGGACGTTGGTGAATATTTCGGTGAGGTTGGAGAGTACTGTGGCGATCCAGGCGTATACTGCGGTGAGCCATCGAATGAAGGGCTCGGCGGAGAATAGGTTGGACTTGTTGGGGAATATTTAGGTGATGTCGGTGAATATGAAGGGGAAGTTGGGGAATAATGCGGGGAGGACGAGTAATTAGGGCTCGTCGGTGAATACGATGGAGTCGCTGGAGTGTAATTCGGTGAAGACGGGGAATAGGAAGGGCTAGTTGGGGAATAACAGGGACTAGTCGGTGAATATGAAGGACTAGAGGGCGAATATGATGGAGATGTTGGAGAATACACCGGAGAATTTGGGGAATAGTTGGGACTGCTTGGTGAATAAGCGCTCGATGGTGAGTAACAATTCGATCCCGAGTAGCCCGGACTTGATGACTGATAATTTGATGTAGGAGAATACACAGGCGAGGTCGGAGAATAATTTGAGCTCGTCGGTGAATAGTGTGGCGATGTTGGTTGAACATTGGTGCCTGGAGAGTAGCCGGGACTGGTGGCATAGAATGGACTCGTAGGCGAATAATTCGGACTTGCAGGCGAGTAGTTCGGCGACGACGCGCCCGGCGATGATGCCGCATAGGTTGGACTGTTCGGTGAATATGATGGCGACGCTGACGGAGACGATGGACAGAACGGCGACATTGACGGCCCAGGAGAACTAGGTGATCCCGGAATCGGAGACCAATGCGGTGACATGCCCGATGCATCTGATGCTGCTGACGGCGAGAAACTTGGTCCGCCAGGAGTCATACCACTTACTACAAATTgcaacaacacaaaaaaaaatcagctcCGAAAAttgcataaataaataaatattggtACTTACTAGGTCCTGATGGTGAAAAATATCGTGGGGTTCCCTGTTCCCAAGGTGTCATTGGCGGGCTCATGCTAGGCGTAGAACCAGCACCGAAAAACATCCCGGTGGCGCCCATCAGCGATGATCCGAGCGTATTAGAGATCTCAATACCATGCTTACACTTCTCAGCATCCAAAAGCAGATCAAAGCAACCTAAACCACAACAAAATTGAACATCCCCTCCTCAAAAGAATAAAAGCAGCAACACTCACCAGTTCCCATTTTCGGCAGCTGACCCATAATAATATTTTCCGAGACACCCCTCATTGGATCTGTCTCCGCATGAGCAGCAGCGTCCATCAGCACATCAACAGTTTCCTCGAAAGAACATCTCATCAAAGCACCAGTATCCTGTCTATTGATACCATGCCGAGTGATGGCCATAAGATGTCCTTTGGCGGTCATTACGTCACAAAGCAAAGCCAAATGTCGATAGTTCACGTATAGACCGTAGAACTGCAAAACAGCATTCATTTCTTTCTCCACAGATTTTCGTACAGCCTCGATACCCAACACCTGGAATATCTCACAAATGTCGTTACTGTAAGTTCGAACAGGATCAACGTCACGTTCGCTCAGAACTTTCATCATGGAAGTTCCGTCCGTTTCCAGTAACCATTCGCCGATAGCTTTGAATTCTCCAGACTCCGTGATGACAATACGTTTTTTGCTGTCTGTTTGCGGTAAATGCATGTATACTTTGCCGATTGCTTCGATTCCTTGTAGGGTCATGTCTGATAGCATGTTCGCCTCTATGCAACGCAAGAACATGTCGTCTTCCATCTTGTCGACGGTTTCGTCCTCGTTGTCTTGGAACTTGTTATCTTCGTTGTTCATGATCCTAATCCGCAAGACCAGCTTATCCGCATTGTCGTCATTGAATATGCAATTCAAATCGTCCCCAAATCCAGCGTTGATTTTCTCGGCAATCTGCTCCATTGTCAACTTTTTATCTGTCATTCTCTTACGATCCAGTTCGATACGCAGCAACCATGGTGAAATGCGAGTGGGGTCGAAGTCTGGCATTTCGTAGTATACGTTAACGAACTCCTGATCCTCTGATATAACAGTTCTTTGAGGGTCCGGATCATAGTAGATAGCCGTGTTGGCTGTGACTTTCCGCAAAGTGGTGTGTTCAAGTCGGCACAAGACATTTTTAGCTTTTTCAGCATCACGTGCCGCAGCGCCGGTTAAGAACACCGTCAGAGACGGAGCCTTGGGCCGTTTTGAAATATTGATGATTTCCTTTAGACGCGGTACACCGAGAGTTACGTTCTTGGACGATACACCAGCAAAATGGAAAGTGTTGAGTGTCATCTGTGTGGCTGGTTCGCCAAGTGATTGAGCGGCCAAAGCGCCGACCATTTCGCCTGGATTAACTTGCGCCTGCTGGAATCTTGTCTCAATTTCACCGATCAACCACTCGAATGCTTCGCTTGTCAGCCTGAACTCCTCAGCCACGTACTTGGTACAGAGCGTAGAACGGACAAGACATTGGAAGAGTAGGGTGGCGTTTTCATTGGCCTGTTTAGAGATCCGATCGTTTCCGCTCACAATCACACAACGCTGAAGCAGCTCCTTAACACCTTGGATGACTTTCAGCGGGCTCAAGTCAGTTGGGACGCGTTTGTTTATGTGGAAAATCTTCTGCACGTTCCATATCATACGCTGCAAGTTGCATGGAAGTACCACCTTTGATTCACCGCTTGGGAAAATTTGCCGTAAAGCTTCACGATCACGATTGAGTTGTTCCCACTCGGCTTCGAGTTCCTGGATCGCGTAGCCGGACTCGCTTAGCTCCTTACAGACCTCTTCGTTGAATATCCGCCGCATGTATCTTTCGTTGGACCAATCAAACTTGAAACGCTTCTCAAAGGCTTTGTTTGAAAGTTTAACCGTCGGCAAGTTCTGGAACTCCACGGTTTCACCGGCCAGACCGTCCTCACCGTAACGCAACTGAATCAATTGACCCACTGAATTACGAATTGTTCCGTCGTAGTTTACCATAACAGACTCCATAGCCTTTATAAGACGACGCTGGATATATCCTGTTTCAGCAGTTTTGACGGCGGTATCAATCAAACCTTCACGACCGCCCATAGCGTGGAAGTAGAACTCAGACGGAGTCAAGCCGGCAAGATATGAATTTTCGACGAAGCCACGCGATTCGGGACCGTAATCGTCCTTGATGAAATGCGGCAACGTACGCTTACGGAATCCATAGGGGATGCGCTTACCTTCTACGTTCTGTTGGCCTACACAAGCGATAACTTGTGAGATGTTAATGTTGGATCCTTTTGAACCTGAGACCACCATAGCCTTTAGATTGTTATATTCTGTTAGGGACTTCTTGGCAGAACCGCCAGTTTTGTCTCGAGCGTCGTTCAGGATACGATTCACTTGGTTCTCGAAAGTTTGCCTCAACGTGTTACCGGGCGTAGGTTCCAATTCCATGTTGTGTGCCTTTTGGATGACACTGATGACGTCGTCTTTGGCCTTACGAATGGAGCTCTGGATTTCATTGTAAGTCTGCGGATCAGCAATAGTGTCACCGATACCAATGCTGTGACCCTCCAATAGTAGCCAGTTGTTGATGACAGTCTGAATGTTTCCGTAGAAGCGACCACAAATCTCATGTCCAAGTTCCAAGAAGACGATGTGAAGCAGTGACCCCGCCGATGTACCCAAAGTTTTCTTACAAAGGATACCCATGATAAGTTCACCGTGTTCTACCATGACTTTTGTATCTCCAGGTGAGATCCACTTATACGGCCCGTCGTCCTCTTCGTCGGGGTGAGTGGAGTGCGTCCGGATCATGTTCACGTTGCCAGGAATGATCAGGGTGAATATCTGCTTGCCCGTCCAAAGCGGCTTTGGTTTAAGGATGCAAGGCTGTGGCATCTTGCCGTCCCATGTGGGCAAGAACATGAGTAAATTCATCATCTGCTCCTTCTCGATGAAGACATCTCGTTTTGTCATCTTCCGCACAGCTGTTAGGGTGTCTTGCACAATACCCATGACGGGTTTATTCGCCTGAGGGGTGATAATCTGTCGCGGTGTCACGTGAATGTTCTCTACCTCGGCTCGGGTTTCCATGCTCTGCGGGACGTGCAAGTTCATCTCGTCTCCATCGAAATCAGCGTTGTATGGTGAAGTACAGGACAAATTCATCCGGAACGTTGACCAGGGCAGAACCTTAACTCGATGGCCCATCATACTCATCTTGTGAAGAGTCGGTTGTCGATTGAAAATCACTAGATCGTCATCACGCAAATGTCGTTCCACTTTGTAACCGCACTGTAAGTGAAGATCACTCGGTTTCGGATGGAATCGCAAATCAATACGTTCACCGTTATCCCGCACAATGTACTTAGCGCCCGGATACTGAGAATTTCCACGTCGTACAAGGTCTTGCATGTGATCAATGTTAAACGGTGTGACGAGCTCCGGAAAAGTGAGATTTTGTGCAATCGAACGCGGGACACCAACTTGATCGATCCGGAGATTGGGGTCGGGAGTGATGACAGTACGGGCCGAGAAATCCACACGTTTACCCATCAAATTTCCTCGAATACGACCTTCTTTGCCTTTTAAACGAGCCTTGATGGCTTTGAGCGGTTTACCGGATTTTTGCATGGCCCGCGGCATGCCCGGCATGTCGTTATCCACGAACGTTGCAACGTGgaactgcaacattttgatGTTCTCCTGGATAACATGCGCCGCCGCTCCCGAAGCTTCATTTTTCTTCAGTTCATTGTTTGCTTTTATGATGTCCGCCAGTTTATGGGTCAAATCGTCCTGATTCTTGGCTGCGCCGAACATAACGACAGCCGGTCGGACAGCAAGTGGCGGAACAGGTAAAACTGTGACAATCATCCAATCGGGCCGGGCGAATTTCGGATCCATGCCGAGAATGAAGCATTCCTCGTCTGTAATGTGTTTCAGAATTTCCCAGACACGTTCGGCTTGAACTGTGATTTTCTTTTCCTGTGAGTCCTCGTTGACGTGCTTCCATTCCGCTATTAGTTCCAGACCGGTTCGTTTAATTGAGGGTTGATAGTGACCGCAACCGCCGTGTCCTGCTTTCTTGGATGGATCCACTGGTTGTCCGTCCTTAGTCAAATCCATGTCCTCGCCACCCTCGCAAATCTTTTTGCCTTTGCACAAGTCGTAAACGTAGGCCAGACGCTTCCGCGGCTGTCCCTTGGATTTCATTacgatttctttgattttgggGTTATTGGGCGAGACGAGCAACTTGGAGCAGTAGAAGCACACGCAACGCAAGATTTTCATAGTTTTGGTCATGAATCCAATGTGGAACACCGGCTTTGCGAGATCGATATGACCAAAATGACCTGGACACTCGGTCATGTTCCCGGCACACGTTTGACACCGTGCATTTCGATCAATGACACCCTGACGGGGATCCATCAGCCCACCAAGTTTCGGGCGACCGCCCTCCATTGTCTCTGGAAACTGAATTCCGCCCTCAGTCACGGACATTCGACGCTAAAACAGAATAATGGGAACGGGATTTAACAATCAATTGGAAATTCTTAGATAAAATCTTTCTTACAATCTCATCCGGAGCCAGAATACCAAACTGTACCCGCTTCACGGTCCGAAGCGGAGCCTTCGAGTCGGACGACATTTTCTGGTCGTCGCTCTACACTCTTTCCCTCGAAGAATATTTCACCACGCTCGTGGCCTCACTGT of the Hermetia illucens chromosome 7, iHerIll2.2.curated.20191125, whole genome shotgun sequence genome contains:
- the LOC119660710 gene encoding DNA-directed RNA polymerase II subunit RPB1, producing the protein MSSDSKAPLRTVKRVQFGILAPDEIRRMSVTEGGIQFPETMEGGRPKLGGLMDPRQGVIDRNARCQTCAGNMTECPGHFGHIDLAKPVFHIGFMTKTMKILRCVCFYCSKLLVSPNNPKIKEIVMKSKGQPRKRLAYVYDLCKGKKICEGGEDMDLTKDGQPVDPSKKAGHGGCGHYQPSIKRTGLELIAEWKHVNEDSQEKKITVQAERVWEILKHITDEECFILGMDPKFARPDWMIVTVLPVPPLAVRPAVVMFGAAKNQDDLTHKLADIIKANNELKKNEASGAAAHVIQENIKMLQFHVATFVDNDMPGMPRAMQKSGKPLKAIKARLKGKEGRIRGNLMGKRVDFSARTVITPDPNLRIDQVGVPRSIAQNLTFPELVTPFNIDHMQDLVRRGNSQYPGAKYIVRDNGERIDLRFHPKPSDLHLQCGYKVERHLRDDDLVIFNRQPTLHKMSMMGHRVKVLPWSTFRMNLSCTSPYNADFDGDEMNLHVPQSMETRAEVENIHVTPRQIITPQANKPVMGIVQDTLTAVRKMTKRDVFIEKEQMMNLLMFLPTWDGKMPQPCILKPKPLWTGKQIFTLIIPGNVNMIRTHSTHPDEEDDGPYKWISPGDTKVMVEHGELIMGILCKKTLGTSAGSLLHIVFLELGHEICGRFYGNIQTVINNWLLLEGHSIGIGDTIADPQTYNEIQSSIRKAKDDVISVIQKAHNMELEPTPGNTLRQTFENQVNRILNDARDKTGGSAKKSLTEYNNLKAMVVSGSKGSNINISQVIACVGQQNVEGKRIPYGFRKRTLPHFIKDDYGPESRGFVENSYLAGLTPSEFYFHAMGGREGLIDTAVKTAETGYIQRRLIKAMESVMVNYDGTIRNSVGQLIQLRYGEDGLAGETVEFQNLPTVKLSNKAFEKRFKFDWSNERYMRRIFNEEVCKELSESGYAIQELEAEWEQLNRDREALRQIFPSGESKVVLPCNLQRMIWNVQKIFHINKRVPTDLSPLKVIQGVKELLQRCVIVSGNDRISKQANENATLLFQCLVRSTLCTKYVAEEFRLTSEAFEWLIGEIETRFQQAQVNPGEMVGALAAQSLGEPATQMTLNTFHFAGVSSKNVTLGVPRLKEIINISKRPKAPSLTVFLTGAAARDAEKAKNVLCRLEHTTLRKVTANTAIYYDPDPQRTVISEDQEFVNVYYEMPDFDPTRISPWLLRIELDRKRMTDKKLTMEQIAEKINAGFGDDLNCIFNDDNADKLVLRIRIMNNEDNKFQDNEDETVDKMEDDMFLRCIEANMLSDMTLQGIEAIGKVYMHLPQTDSKKRIVITESGEFKAIGEWLLETDGTSMMKVLSERDVDPVRTYSNDICEIFQVLGIEAVRKSVEKEMNAVLQFYGLYVNYRHLALLCDVMTAKGHLMAITRHGINRQDTGALMRCSFEETVDVLMDAAAHAETDPMRGVSENIIMGQLPKMGTGCFDLLLDAEKCKHGIEISNTLGSSLMGATGMFFGAGSTPSMSPPMTPWEQGTPRYFSPSGPISGMTPGGPSFSPSAASDASGMSPHWSPIPGSPSSPGPSMSPFCPSSPSASPSYSPNSPTYAASSPGASSPNYSPASPNYSPTSPFYATSPGYSPGTNVQPTSPHYSPTSSNYSPTSPVYSPTSNYQSSSPGYSGSNCYSPSSAYSPSSPNYSPNSPVYSPTSPSYSPSSPSYSPTSPCYSPTSPSYSPSSPNYTPATPSYSPTSPNYSSSPHYSPTSPSYSPTSPKYSPTSPTYSPPSPSFDGSPQYTPGSPQYSPTSPKYSPTSPVYSPSSPQHSPTVGSGNQYSPTGSSYSATSPRYSPNMSTYSPSSTKYSPTSPTYTPTHNYSPTSPLYSPAASQGYSPTSPVYSPSSPASEEPDD